The Sulfitobacter sp. SK011 genome has a window encoding:
- a CDS encoding pseudouridine-5'-phosphate glycosidase: protein MSKFPMTFSAEVAKARKDGTPIVALESTIITHGMPYPQNLEVAQQVEADVRASGATPATIAVINGALHIGLDADQLSDLAQAKGVAKLSRADMAVCIASGRTGATTVAATMIAAHLAGIAVFATGGIGGVHKGAENSFDISADLMELGLTPVTVVAAGAKAILDVAKTLEVLETQGVPVIAFGQDSFPAFWSATSPLKAPLRMDDPADIARAHKTRAALGLPGGQLVANPIPKDAEIPAADLAPVIAQAHRDANAHGISGKAVTPYLLQRIFELTEGRSLTANIALVRNNARLASQIAAYLNAE from the coding sequence ATGAGTAAATTTCCCATGACCTTCAGCGCCGAAGTGGCCAAGGCCCGCAAGGACGGGACGCCCATTGTGGCGCTGGAAAGCACCATCATCACCCATGGCATGCCCTATCCGCAAAACCTTGAAGTCGCACAACAGGTCGAAGCGGATGTGCGCGCATCCGGCGCGACACCTGCGACCATCGCCGTTATCAATGGCGCGTTGCATATCGGGCTGGACGCGGATCAGCTCAGTGACCTGGCGCAGGCCAAAGGTGTCGCAAAGCTCAGCCGGGCCGATATGGCCGTGTGCATTGCATCGGGTCGAACAGGTGCGACGACCGTTGCAGCCACAATGATCGCGGCCCATCTGGCGGGCATCGCTGTTTTTGCCACGGGCGGCATTGGCGGTGTGCACAAAGGGGCCGAAAACAGTTTTGATATCTCGGCCGACCTGATGGAACTGGGTCTGACCCCCGTGACTGTGGTCGCCGCCGGGGCCAAGGCCATTCTCGACGTGGCCAAGACGCTTGAGGTCCTCGAAACCCAAGGGGTGCCGGTGATTGCCTTCGGGCAGGACAGCTTTCCAGCCTTTTGGAGCGCGACATCACCGCTCAAGGCACCGTTGCGGATGGATGACCCTGCCGACATAGCACGGGCGCATAAGACCCGCGCTGCATTGGGCCTGCCGGGGGGACAGTTGGTCGCAAACCCGATCCCAAAGGACGCCGAAATCCCTGCTGCTGACTTGGCACCGGTGATTGCCCAAGCCCATAGGGATGCCAATGCCCATGGGATCAGCGGCAAGGCGGTCACGCCCTATCTGTTGCAACGGATATTTGAACTGACGGAAGGGCGGTCACTGACGGCGAATATCGCTTTGGTGCGCAACAACGCACGGTTGGCGTCGCAAATTGCGGCATATTTGAATGCTGAATAA
- a CDS encoding extracellular solute-binding protein → MYGDPALPPDFVSLPYVNADAPKGGKITLGNTGGFDSLNPFVRKGTVPWQLSFFTHESLMGRSWDEPFALYGLLAESVETPDDRSWVEFTLREDARFSDDSPVTVEDVIFSYDTLGTVGHPKYHGLRSQIEKIEQTGPRSVRFTFNTDNRELALLAGMRPILSKAQWDGKDFANAPLAEIPIGSGPYVVRDYQAGRQVVLDRNADYWGVDVPFRKGTNNFDQIVIDFYGDAAVLFEAFKAGEISAVREFNAETWASQYTFPAIERGDVVKSSFAHQKPSGMTGFVMNTRRAPFDDWRVRDALIAAFNFEYINETLTGGALPRISSYYSNSQLAMQPGPAPTEVASLLAPFADELLPGTIDGYALPVADGSVRNRAGIRLALKQLEAAGYSAKDGTMRGADGAPLSFKILMSKGSSQDLAIAELYLQALNRLGIAAEIETVDDAQFVARTNEFDFDMTTFRRALSLSPGNEQKFYWGSEAADQPGSRNLMGVKSPAIDALIDTMLSARDATDFTAAVRALDRVLTAGRYVIPFWQYNEGLIAHDAQMKYPETLPIYGDGPNFMPEVWWWEPKG, encoded by the coding sequence ATGTACGGTGACCCTGCCCTACCACCTGATTTTGTGTCATTGCCTTATGTGAACGCCGATGCCCCCAAGGGCGGCAAGATCACCCTTGGCAATACGGGCGGCTTTGACAGCCTCAATCCGTTCGTGCGCAAAGGCACGGTGCCATGGCAGTTGTCATTCTTCACCCACGAGAGCCTGATGGGCCGATCCTGGGATGAACCGTTTGCTCTTTATGGTCTTTTGGCCGAATCGGTTGAGACACCCGATGACCGGTCCTGGGTCGAATTCACGTTGCGGGAGGACGCCCGCTTTTCCGACGATTCTCCCGTTACGGTTGAAGATGTGATTTTTTCCTACGACACGCTCGGCACTGTTGGGCACCCAAAATACCACGGGCTGCGGTCGCAGATTGAAAAGATTGAACAAACCGGCCCGCGTTCTGTCAGGTTCACCTTCAACACCGACAACCGTGAGTTGGCGCTTTTGGCAGGCATGCGCCCGATCCTTTCCAAGGCCCAGTGGGATGGCAAGGATTTTGCCAATGCCCCGCTGGCTGAGATCCCGATTGGCTCTGGCCCCTACGTCGTCCGCGACTATCAGGCGGGTCGGCAAGTGGTGCTGGACCGGAACGCAGATTATTGGGGGGTCGATGTGCCGTTTCGCAAAGGCACCAACAACTTTGACCAGATCGTCATCGATTTTTACGGCGATGCCGCGGTGCTTTTTGAGGCGTTCAAAGCAGGCGAGATTTCGGCGGTGCGCGAATTCAACGCCGAGACCTGGGCCAGCCAATACACCTTTCCTGCCATTGAACGTGGTGACGTGGTCAAATCCAGCTTTGCCCATCAAAAGCCATCCGGCATGACCGGTTTTGTGATGAACACCCGGCGTGCACCTTTTGACGACTGGCGGGTGCGTGATGCGCTGATTGCGGCGTTCAATTTTGAATACATCAACGAGACATTGACCGGCGGCGCGTTGCCGCGGATTTCGTCCTATTATTCCAATTCCCAACTGGCGATGCAGCCCGGTCCGGCCCCGACCGAGGTCGCGTCATTGCTGGCACCCTTTGCAGATGAGTTGTTGCCCGGCACAATCGACGGCTACGCTTTGCCTGTGGCCGACGGCTCAGTGCGCAACCGTGCGGGCATCCGGTTGGCTCTCAAGCAATTGGAGGCCGCCGGATATTCCGCCAAGGATGGCACCATGCGCGGCGCGGATGGCGCACCGTTGTCGTTCAAGATCCTCATGTCAAAAGGCAGCAGTCAGGATCTCGCCATCGCCGAGCTGTACCTGCAAGCGCTCAACCGTCTTGGCATCGCGGCCGAGATCGAAACAGTGGATGATGCGCAGTTTGTGGCACGCACCAACGAGTTTGACTTCGACATGACCACCTTTCGCCGTGCGCTGTCGCTGAGCCCCGGCAATGAACAAAAGTTCTATTGGGGCTCAGAGGCCGCTGACCAACCCGGATCGCGCAATCTGATGGGGGTTAAATCACCTGCGATTGATGCCTTGATCGACACGATGCTGTCGGCGCGCGATGCGACGGATTTCACCGCTGCCGTGCGTGCGCTTGACCGAGTCCTGACGGCGGGCCGCTATGTGATCCCGTTCTGGCAATATAACGAGGGGTTGATCGCGCATGACGCCCAGATGAAATACCCCGAAACCTTGCCGATCTATGGCGATGGCCCGAATTTCATGCCCGAGGTTTGGTGGTGGGAGCCCAAAGGCTGA
- a CDS encoding arsenate reductase ArsC: protein MNILVLCTGNSARSILLESLLNHDGKGRVTAYSAGSQPAGQVNPHAIALLSAKGHDTIGFRSKSWDEFGTDDAPEMDIVITVCGSAAAETCPIWPGAPLRAHWGVEDPAAASPDQAEAAFADAFDILQRRAEAFLAAPLETMDRATLQDHLNTSGLIA from the coding sequence ATGAACATCCTTGTCCTCTGTACGGGCAATTCCGCCCGCTCCATCTTGTTGGAATCACTGCTTAACCATGATGGAAAGGGCCGTGTCACCGCCTATTCCGCGGGCAGCCAGCCAGCGGGTCAGGTGAACCCGCATGCCATCGCTCTGCTCAGCGCCAAGGGGCATGACACGATTGGCTTCAGATCAAAAAGCTGGGATGAGTTTGGCACTGACGATGCACCCGAGATGGACATTGTGATCACCGTGTGTGGATCTGCCGCCGCAGAGACCTGTCCGATCTGGCCCGGCGCACCGCTGCGCGCGCATTGGGGTGTCGAAGACCCTGCCGCCGCATCCCCCGATCAGGCAGAAGCTGCATTTGCAGATGCCTTTGACATATTGCAGCGCCGCGCAGAGGCGTTCTTGGCCGCCCCACTAGAAACAATGGACCGTGCCACCCTGCAGGACCACCTGAACACAAGCGGGTTGATCGCATGA
- a CDS encoding PfkB family carbohydrate kinase, producing MTDTPDILCIGSVLWDVIGRSETAMRQGSDMPGRITRLPGGVALNIGMALARFGLTPALLSAVGRDAEGDELISACATRGLITDYVYRSDDLPTDRYMAVEGANGLIAAIADAHSLEAAGDKILRPLSDGTLPAPYTGAVALDGNLTLDLLSQVARSPLMAKADLRVAPASPGKALRLSPFLQARRGTLYVNLEEAGLLCQTGFTDSTQAATGLLARGAARAVVTNGGNPATLAEGSDVITQSPPPVHVARVTGAGDTFMAAHIAAELKGQSAADALHDALQAAALYVSGETKI from the coding sequence ATGACTGACACACCTGACATTTTATGCATCGGCTCTGTCCTTTGGGATGTCATTGGCCGTTCTGAAACGGCCATGCGCCAAGGCTCTGACATGCCGGGACGGATCACGCGATTGCCCGGCGGTGTTGCGCTTAATATTGGCATGGCGCTGGCGCGTTTCGGGCTGACGCCTGCATTGCTCAGCGCGGTGGGCCGTGACGCTGAAGGCGATGAGTTGATCAGCGCTTGTGCCACACGCGGGTTGATCACCGATTACGTCTATCGCTCCGATGATCTGCCCACAGACCGCTACATGGCCGTCGAAGGTGCCAACGGGTTGATCGCAGCGATCGCAGACGCCCATTCGCTGGAGGCGGCGGGTGACAAGATTTTGCGACCCCTGTCGGATGGCACCCTGCCCGCGCCCTACACTGGTGCGGTTGCTCTGGATGGCAATCTGACGCTGGATCTGTTGTCTCAGGTGGCGCGTAGCCCCTTGATGGCAAAAGCAGATCTGCGTGTGGCCCCGGCATCCCCCGGCAAGGCGCTGCGGCTTAGCCCGTTTTTGCAAGCGCGGCGCGGCACGCTTTACGTGAACCTCGAAGAGGCCGGGCTGCTGTGTCAGACCGGATTTACCGATTCCACCCAGGCCGCGACGGGTTTGCTGGCCCGCGGGGCGGCACGTGCGGTTGTGACCAACGGTGGCAACCCCGCCACTTTGGCCGAGGGCAGCGATGTCATCACCCAAAGCCCGCCGCCTGTGCATGTTGCCCGTGTCACTGGGGCTGGCGATACGTTCATGGCAGCGCATATTGCCGCCGAACTGAAAGGCCAAAGCGCTGCTGATGCCTTGCACGATGCGCTGCAGGCCGCCGCCCTTTATGTATCTGGAGAGACCAAAATATGA
- a CDS encoding patatin-like phospholipase family protein has product MAKKRINLALQGGGAHGAFTWGALDRLLQDDDIEICGISGTSAGALNGAALKAGMITGGRDSARENLAWLWAQVSGVSDLRMAYWMAPFGVGALSQAMEYSLPQALSNTLTSITSPYAYGPFYRNPLSDIVAKFDYEKVCNRIGPLLFVCATRVRNGKIKVFSGDEITPQALMASACLPTVFQAVEIDDPSTGRREAFWDGGYTGNPALFPFFGNDLPDDIVVININPLERDSIPKTPQQIQNRINEISFNSSLLRELRAIEFVQRLLDDGTIPQGKMARVNVHMIADDALMEQLSVATKMTPNPAVIASLKEAGFNAADQFLANHGQDIGKRSSTDLPGMFS; this is encoded by the coding sequence ATGGCCAAAAAACGCATCAATCTCGCGCTTCAGGGGGGTGGCGCGCATGGTGCGTTCACCTGGGGTGCGCTTGATCGGTTGCTTCAAGATGATGACATTGAGATTTGCGGGATATCGGGCACATCGGCAGGAGCATTAAATGGAGCAGCGCTCAAGGCCGGGATGATCACCGGTGGTCGGGACAGCGCGCGCGAAAATCTGGCGTGGCTGTGGGCGCAAGTATCAGGCGTCAGTGATTTGCGTATGGCCTATTGGATGGCTCCTTTTGGGGTTGGGGCCTTAAGTCAGGCGATGGAATATTCCTTGCCACAGGCGCTGTCGAACACCCTGACCAGTATCACGTCGCCCTATGCCTACGGGCCGTTCTACCGCAATCCGCTGTCCGATATCGTGGCAAAGTTTGACTATGAGAAAGTGTGCAACAGGATTGGTCCCTTGCTGTTTGTCTGCGCCACGCGGGTGCGCAATGGCAAGATCAAGGTTTTCAGTGGCGATGAAATCACCCCCCAAGCCTTGATGGCATCGGCCTGCCTGCCAACCGTATTTCAGGCCGTTGAGATTGACGACCCCAGCACCGGGCGCCGCGAAGCATTCTGGGATGGAGGATATACCGGGAATCCCGCGCTATTTCCCTTTTTTGGCAATGATTTGCCCGACGATATCGTGGTGATCAACATCAATCCACTGGAGCGCGACAGCATCCCCAAGACACCGCAACAGATCCAGAACCGGATCAACGAGATCAGCTTTAATTCAAGCTTGCTGCGAGAACTGCGCGCCATCGAATTTGTGCAACGATTGCTGGACGATGGCACAATCCCGCAAGGAAAGATGGCGCGGGTCAATGTTCACATGATCGCAGATGATGCGCTGATGGAACAATTGTCAGTGGCAACCAAGATGACACCAAACCCAGCGGTCATTGCCAGCCTCAAAGAAGCAGGGTTCAACGCGGCGGATCAGTTTCTGGCCAATCATGGCCAGGATATCGGCAAGCGCAGCTCCACTGATCTGCCGGGCATGTTCAGTTGA
- a CDS encoding MIP/aquaporin family protein, translating into MIRRLVAEGLGTALLLVSVIGSGVMGASLAQGNVAITLLANAIATGCMLYVIIAVLGPISGAHFNPAVSLAFALRGRMPMRDMLGYIAAQIMGGIIGVLVTHLMFELPVWQWSMTLHRTGGAQWLSEMIATFGLLMVIFGGLKARAEAVPTLVALYITGAYWFTASTSFANPAVTIARGFSDTFAGINPAHIPAFIVAQLVAVGIGHFALKALFDEQ; encoded by the coding sequence ATGATCCGCCGATTGGTCGCCGAAGGGCTTGGCACCGCGCTGCTGCTGGTCTCTGTCATTGGCTCTGGCGTGATGGGGGCGTCGCTGGCGCAAGGCAATGTGGCGATCACACTTCTGGCCAATGCGATTGCCACGGGCTGCATGCTTTATGTGATCATCGCGGTTCTGGGGCCGATTTCCGGGGCGCATTTCAATCCTGCAGTAAGCCTGGCCTTTGCGTTGCGTGGTCGCATGCCGATGCGCGATATGCTGGGATACATCGCGGCTCAGATCATGGGCGGGATCATCGGCGTGTTGGTCACGCACCTCATGTTTGAACTGCCGGTTTGGCAATGGTCGATGACTTTGCACCGAACAGGCGGCGCGCAGTGGCTGTCAGAGATGATTGCGACTTTTGGCCTGCTGATGGTGATCTTTGGCGGCCTCAAGGCGCGCGCCGAAGCCGTACCAACCCTGGTGGCACTTTATATCACCGGGGCCTATTGGTTCACCGCCTCAACCAGTTTTGCCAATCCGGCTGTCACCATTGCACGCGGGTTTTCCGATACGTTCGCGGGCATCAATCCGGCACATATTCCGGCCTTTATCGTGGCGCAGCTGGTTGCGGTGGGCATTGGTCATTTCGCCCTCAAGGCGTTGTTCGACGAACAATGA
- a CDS encoding DUF502 domain-containing protein, giving the protein MNTPFDTEQPIQHRRSLVGRLRASFLTGLVVIAPVGLTMWLIWTVVGWIDGWVLPLVPQAYHPDRMIQDFFGLDPSSQINVRGLGVVIFLIFTIIVGWTAKGLLGRSFIRFAESLVERTPVVRTIYSGIKQISETIFAQSERSFETACLIEYPRRGIWALGFISTSAKGEVAEKSDPSGEVMSVFLPTTPNPTSGFLLFVPKKDVIELDMSVEDSAKLVISAGLVYPSGLPDPNGQQDLLKLVENVKAKEQQKTEETVN; this is encoded by the coding sequence ATGAACACGCCCTTTGATACTGAACAACCCATCCAACACCGCCGCAGTCTGGTCGGTCGGCTGCGCGCATCATTCCTGACCGGTCTGGTGGTTATTGCGCCGGTTGGCCTGACCATGTGGCTGATCTGGACGGTGGTCGGCTGGATCGACGGCTGGGTGTTGCCGCTGGTGCCCCAGGCCTATCACCCCGACCGGATGATTCAGGACTTCTTTGGCCTCGATCCGTCGTCGCAGATCAACGTGCGCGGCCTTGGCGTTGTGATCTTTTTGATCTTTACCATCATCGTCGGCTGGACCGCCAAGGGCCTCTTGGGCCGCTCTTTTATCAGGTTCGCGGAAAGCCTTGTTGAACGCACCCCGGTGGTGCGCACGATCTATTCAGGGATCAAACAGATTTCCGAGACGATCTTTGCCCAGTCCGAGCGCAGCTTTGAAACGGCGTGTCTGATCGAATACCCACGGCGGGGCATCTGGGCGCTTGGGTTCATATCGACCAGTGCCAAGGGCGAAGTGGCCGAAAAATCGGACCCGTCGGGCGAGGTGATGTCGGTCTTTTTACCTACCACGCCCAACCCTACGTCCGGCTTTTTGCTGTTTGTCCCCAAGAAAGACGTGATTGAACTGGACATGAGCGTTGAGGATTCCGCGAAACTGGTGATTTCAGCCGGGCTTGTCTACCCAAGCGGCTTGCCTGATCCGAATGGACAGCAGGATCTGCTGAAATTGGTGGAAAACGTCAAAGCCAAGGAACAGCAGAAGACGGAAGAAACCGTCAACTGA
- a CDS encoding DUF4198 domain-containing protein — translation MLDKTLNKASFALSLMKVFAMFLSRLLLVASCALPLTPAAAHEYWIEPQTYQVAPGDTIQADFKNGQNFVGTTLAYFDRSSTRFETVFDGEVNPVAARTGDAPALQLDALNADGLLVVVYETAPSTLTYKEWEKFLKFATHKDFPNAATDHIAKGWSQEKFKESYTRHAKALIGVGSGAGADAALGLATEFVALSNPYAAGFDGQMSVALRYQDQPRPDAQIEVFDRSPDDSVAITLHRTDAMGEATIPVTPGHDYLFDAVVLRPAPDAADDPDAPVWETLWAALTFAVPQ, via the coding sequence ATGCTTGACAAAACGCTCAACAAGGCCAGCTTTGCCCTATCTCTAATGAAAGTGTTTGCCATGTTCTTGTCCCGTCTGCTGCTTGTCGCCTCTTGCGCCCTACCGCTTACGCCAGCGGCTGCACATGAATACTGGATTGAGCCTCAGACGTATCAAGTGGCACCGGGCGACACAATCCAGGCGGACTTCAAAAATGGCCAGAATTTTGTCGGGACCACGCTGGCGTATTTTGACCGCAGCAGCACGCGGTTCGAGACGGTCTTTGATGGTGAGGTCAATCCAGTGGCGGCCCGCACCGGGGATGCGCCGGCCTTGCAGTTGGACGCCCTGAATGCGGACGGCCTGTTGGTAGTGGTCTATGAGACAGCACCGTCAACGCTTACCTACAAGGAATGGGAGAAGTTTCTAAAGTTCGCAACGCACAAGGATTTTCCCAATGCTGCGACAGACCACATCGCAAAGGGCTGGTCGCAGGAAAAGTTCAAGGAAAGCTATACCCGCCACGCCAAAGCGTTGATCGGGGTTGGCAGCGGCGCGGGCGCTGATGCAGCACTTGGGCTGGCAACCGAATTCGTCGCGCTAAGCAACCCTTATGCCGCGGGGTTTGACGGACAGATGTCGGTGGCCTTGCGCTATCAGGATCAGCCGCGTCCGGATGCCCAGATCGAGGTTTTTGACCGGTCCCCGGATGACAGTGTGGCCATCACATTGCACCGCACCGATGCGATGGGCGAGGCGACGATTCCCGTGACACCCGGACACGACTATCTCTTTGATGCGGTGGTTCTGCGCCCTGCCCCGGACGCCGCTGACGACCCCGATGCACCGGTTTGGGAAACGCTTTGGGCGGCGCTGACCTTTGCGGTGCCGCAATAA
- a CDS encoding HupE/UreJ family protein → MLLICGTIVNAHEVQPTIADMTVEDGQLSFDLRLNVETFLAGIDLDTVDDTNNAENADDYDALRALSGNDIAARAPDLLTRWNAVPLVVVDGTPVTLRAAYLDIPEEVDIELPRISTWRLVGNLSQNAGKVTVTWPVGAGAMVLRQQGVEEPFTGYLSGGETSPEIDLGGGGQQTTWQAFANYIPVGFDHILPKGLDHILFVLGLFFLSTHLRPLIWQVSAFTLAHTVTLALGAMGWVSVPASIVEPLIAASITYVAIENVFTSGLTRWRPLVIFGFGLLHGLGFASVLGEFGLPEGQFIPALVGFNIGVELGQLTVIAIAFFLVGWAIRRDWYRRLISIPASCVIAGVGAYWFIERAFF, encoded by the coding sequence ATGCTGTTGATCTGTGGCACCATTGTGAACGCCCACGAAGTGCAGCCGACCATTGCTGACATGACAGTGGAAGACGGGCAGCTTTCATTTGATCTGCGCCTCAATGTGGAAACTTTTCTGGCTGGTATCGATCTCGATACAGTGGATGACACCAACAACGCAGAGAATGCCGACGATTACGACGCCCTGCGCGCCCTGTCCGGCAACGATATTGCCGCCCGCGCACCTGATCTGCTGACCCGCTGGAACGCGGTGCCGCTGGTGGTTGTGGATGGCACGCCTGTGACCCTGCGCGCGGCGTATTTGGATATTCCTGAGGAGGTGGATATCGAACTGCCGCGCATTTCGACCTGGCGGCTGGTTGGCAACCTGTCGCAGAACGCAGGCAAAGTTACCGTCACCTGGCCTGTAGGTGCAGGCGCGATGGTGCTGCGCCAGCAGGGTGTGGAAGAGCCCTTTACCGGTTATCTGAGCGGCGGCGAAACCAGCCCCGAAATTGACCTTGGCGGCGGTGGCCAACAGACCACGTGGCAGGCTTTCGCAAACTATATCCCGGTGGGCTTTGATCACATCCTGCCCAAAGGACTAGACCATATTCTGTTCGTGCTGGGGCTGTTCTTTTTGTCCACCCATTTGCGCCCACTGATCTGGCAGGTCTCGGCATTCACGTTGGCCCACACAGTGACATTGGCCTTGGGGGCCATGGGCTGGGTGTCGGTGCCGGCCTCGATTGTGGAGCCGTTGATTGCCGCCTCGATTACCTATGTGGCGATTGAAAACGTCTTTACGTCGGGACTGACGAGGTGGCGGCCTTTGGTGATCTTTGGGTTTGGGTTGTTGCACGGTCTTGGCTTTGCCTCCGTGCTTGGCGAATTTGGCTTGCCTGAAGGGCAGTTTATCCCGGCACTTGTCGGGTTCAACATTGGGGTTGAGCTTGGCCAGTTAACGGTGATCGCCATCGCCTTTTTTCTGGTTGGCTGGGCAATCAGGCGTGATTGGTACCGCCGCCTGATTTCGATACCCGCGTCTTGCGTGATCGCCGGTGTCGGTGCCTATTGGTTCATAGAACGGGCGTTTTTCTAA
- a CDS encoding helix-turn-helix domain-containing protein encodes MSVESPKTLIQVARTSGETDVVPPIDLGARVRELRKARKWTLEQAAKQAGLARSTLSKIENGQMSPTYDALKKLAVGLEISVPQLFTPPAADKITGRMALTKSGEGAAKATTTYEHELLADTLRKKQMLPYRALIRARAMEEFDGWVRHDGEEFLYVLTGVIRLYTEFYEPVDMRRGDSAYYDAAMGHNVISISHEDATILWVTSLV; translated from the coding sequence ATGAGCGTTGAGAGCCCAAAAACCCTGATCCAGGTTGCCCGCACGTCTGGCGAAACTGACGTGGTGCCCCCCATCGATCTGGGCGCGCGGGTCCGCGAATTGCGCAAGGCGCGCAAATGGACGCTTGAACAGGCGGCAAAACAGGCGGGCCTTGCGCGGTCCACTTTGTCCAAGATCGAAAATGGACAGATGTCACCGACCTATGATGCGCTGAAAAAGCTCGCGGTGGGGTTGGAAATTTCGGTGCCGCAACTGTTTACACCCCCTGCGGCGGACAAGATCACCGGGCGCATGGCCCTGACCAAATCAGGGGAAGGGGCGGCCAAGGCCACCACCACCTATGAACATGAACTCTTGGCCGATACGCTGCGCAAGAAACAGATGTTACCCTACCGCGCCCTCATTCGGGCCCGCGCCATGGAAGAATTTGACGGCTGGGTGCGCCACGACGGCGAAGAATTCCTCTATGTCCTGACCGGGGTCATCCGGCTTTACACAGAATTTTATGAACCCGTGGACATGCGCCGTGGTGACAGTGCCTATTACGATGCGGCAATGGGGCACAACGTCATATCAATCAGCCATGAAGATGCGACCATTCTCTGGGTCACGTCCCTGGTCTAG
- a CDS encoding 3-hydroxybutyrate dehydrogenase, translating to MAYTIDLSGKTAVITGSNSGIGLGIAWELARAGADIVLNSFTDHDEDHALAKKIANETGVKARYIKADMSKGDQCRQLIKDAGVCDILVNNAGIQHVAPIPDFPVEKWDAIIAINMSSAFHTTAVALPMMRDAGWGRVINIASAHGLTASPFKAAYIAAKHGIVGLTKTTALETAKEDITCNAICPGYVLTPIVEKQIPDTMKEYNMTREEVIENVMLTRQPSKEFATVEQMGGTATFLCSHAAAQITGTTISVDGGWTAL from the coding sequence ATGGCCTATACAATCGACCTCAGCGGTAAAACCGCGGTGATCACCGGATCAAACTCTGGCATTGGCCTTGGTATCGCATGGGAACTGGCCCGCGCCGGGGCGGATATTGTGCTGAACTCTTTCACCGATCATGACGAAGATCACGCATTGGCCAAAAAGATCGCGAACGAGACCGGGGTCAAGGCGCGCTATATCAAAGCGGACATGTCCAAGGGCGACCAGTGCCGGCAGTTGATCAAAGACGCAGGTGTCTGCGATATTCTGGTGAACAACGCCGGTATTCAACATGTCGCCCCGATCCCCGATTTCCCGGTTGAGAAATGGGATGCCATTATCGCGATCAACATGTCATCGGCGTTTCATACCACCGCTGTTGCCCTGCCAATGATGCGCGACGCGGGCTGGGGCAGGGTGATCAACATCGCCTCGGCGCACGGGCTGACCGCGTCACCCTTCAAAGCGGCCTATATCGCGGCAAAACACGGTATTGTCGGATTGACCAAGACCACGGCCCTTGAGACGGCCAAAGAAGACATCACCTGCAACGCGATCTGTCCGGGCTATGTGCTGACCCCAATCGTGGAAAAGCAAATCCCCGACACGATGAAGGAATACAACATGACCCGCGAAGAGGTCATCGAAAACGTGATGCTGACCCGCCAGCCCAGCAAGGAATTCGCAACGGTTGAACAGATGGGCGGTACAGCGACATTCCTCTGCTCTCATGCGGCGGCTCAGATCACCGGCACGACAATCAGTGTCGATGGCGGATGGACGGCGCTGTAG
- a CDS encoding thiamine phosphate synthase, giving the protein MDTPEQPQIYLITPPEIELSSFPSTLAAVLDAHPIACVRLALSTKDEDRLSRAADALREVTHARDVALVISDHLLLVERLGLDGVHLSDAARSVRYTRKELGDDAIVGSFCGTSRHEGMAAGEAGADYVSFGSVQASTLGDGSFAELDLFQWWSEVIEVPVVAEGALDEGMMRTLTPFTDFFGLGDEIWQADDPKAALKTLIAAMA; this is encoded by the coding sequence ATGGACACGCCCGAGCAGCCGCAGATCTATCTGATCACCCCGCCCGAGATTGAACTCAGCAGCTTTCCCAGCACTTTGGCCGCTGTTTTGGACGCCCATCCGATTGCCTGTGTGCGTCTTGCCCTGTCAACAAAGGATGAAGACCGTCTGAGCCGCGCTGCCGATGCGCTGCGTGAAGTGACCCATGCCCGCGATGTGGCACTGGTGATCAGCGATCATTTGCTGTTGGTCGAACGGCTGGGTCTGGACGGCGTGCACCTGAGCGATGCGGCGCGGTCGGTGCGCTATACCCGCAAGGAACTGGGCGACGACGCGATTGTCGGCAGCTTTTGTGGCACCTCGCGTCACGAGGGCATGGCGGCGGGCGAAGCAGGTGCGGATTACGTCAGCTTTGGCTCCGTGCAGGCCAGCACATTGGGTGATGGCAGTTTTGCCGAACTGGACCTGTTCCAGTGGTGGTCTGAGGTGATCGAGGTTCCGGTCGTGGCCGAAGGCGCGCTTGACGAGGGTATGATGCGCACGCTGACGCCTTTCACTGACTTCTTTGGTCTGGGCGACGAGATCTGGCAGGCCGACGATCCAAAGGCCGCTTTGAAAACCCTGATTGCGGCGATGGCGTAA